The proteins below are encoded in one region of Hordeum vulgare subsp. vulgare chromosome 3H, MorexV3_pseudomolecules_assembly, whole genome shotgun sequence:
- the LOC123442824 gene encoding uncharacterized protein LOC123442824 has product MASPSSDKRDELPPSEHIAGELPRDALYEILLRLSAKDVCRLRAVSPSWRSLTLDPLFVKAHAARHTGPLLATTFVDGESCGVSIVDLLSGDVVKRIRTSDPHLRVQRTRLDRVCLVGGRQPLGVPVTLLDPAMDAVVNSSHACLRVQRTCLDRVCLVEGRHPLGMPVTLLDPATDAVISSSHDISMKYAGLLKMKSTNVYMESCVFGKVPSTGVYKAFRFVEARPLVGRQQLCEVMTLNGRSAGRWRARPGPPGAVFSDHTMKSAVIDGVVYFLMDFSDMDHGYLRAVVKPASIAAFSLETEQWMPTIDGPEQVSSLYDEEDVLPVFEDPGAVGILSITNLNGYLVVAQFHHSLHQSMDLWFLMDHEKGLWVKKYSIDYYRREDLFSYPLLVLDDERIVFVMQLTGLLQVYDPKTETYTDLWQLEDFNSMCIYTGNLLSQEVLLRPSILQRAPSK; this is encoded by the coding sequence ATGGCGTCGCCGTCGTCGGACAAGCGGGACGAACTGCCTCCCTCGGAACACATAGCCGGCGAGCTTCCTCGCGACGCGCTGTACGAGATCCTGCTGCGTCTCTCCGCGAAGGATGTGTGCCGCCTCCGCGCCGTCAGCCCCTCGTGGCGCTCTCTCACCTTGGACCCGCTCTTCGTCAAGGCCCACGCGGCCCGCCACACGGGCCCGCTCCTCGCCACCACCTTCGTCGACGGCGAGTCCTGCGGCGTCAGCATCGTGGATCTGCTCTCCGGCGACGTCGTCAAGCGGATACGCACCTCCGACCCGCACCTGAGAGTGCAGCGCACGCGCCTCGACCGTGTGTGCCTTGTCGGAGGGCGCCAGCCTCTGGGCGTGCCTGTCACCCTGCTAGACCCGGCCATGGATGCTGTCGTCAACTCGTCGCATGCGTGCCTGAGAGTGCAGCGCACGTGCCTCGACCGTGTGTGCCTCGTCGAAGGGCGCCACCCTCTCGGCATGCCTGTGACCCTGCTCGACCCGGCCACGGATGCTGTCATCAGCTCGTCGCATGACATCTCGATGAAGTATGCAGGTTTGCTGAAGATGAAGAGCACAAATGTATACATGGAGTCATGCGTTTTTGGTAAAGTCCCCTCCACAGGAGTGTACAAGGCGTTCCGCTTCGTGGAAGCTCGCCCTCTGGTTGGCCGGCAGCAGCTATGCGAGGTGATGACTCTCAACGGCCGCAGCGCTGGGCGGTGGAGGGCAAGACCAGGACCTCCGGGCGCTGTCTTTTCCGATCACACGATGAAAAGCGCGGTCATCGATGGGGTTGTGTATTTCTTGATGGATTTTTCAGACATGGATCATGGATATTTGAGGGCGGTCGTCAAACCAGCCAGCATAGCTGCATTCAGCCTGGAGACAGAACAATGGATGCCGACGATCGACGGTCCGGAACAAGTCAGCAGCTTATATGACGAAGAAGATGTGCTTCCTGTCTTCGAGGACCCCGGAGCTGTGGGGATTCTTTCGATAACCAATTTGAATGGGTACTTAGTGGTGGCGCAGTTTCATCATAGTTTACATCAATCTATGGACCTATGGTTTCTGATGGATCATGAGAAAGGTCTCTGGGTTAAAAAGTACAGCATAGATTATTACCGTCGGGAGGATCTTTTTAGTTATCCTTTGCTGGTGTTAGATGATGAGAGGATTGTCTTTGTAATGCAATTAACAGGGCTCCTGCAGGTTTATGATCCAAAAACAGAAACTTACACCGATCTGTGGCAGTTGGAAGATTTCAATTCCATGTGTATT